DNA from Spirochaetota bacterium:
CAGAAAATTAAAAGTAAAGCCTGTGGTTTTCGCAATAGAAATAGATTTAAAACCGCAATTCTGTTTCATTTAGGTGGATTAGACCTGTTTCCGGATTCCACACGATAGTCTGAAGCCCCACATATATAGCATTCAGCTCATCCATGGATGGCAAAACCCAGTCTCCTTCTTCTACCGCACGGTAGTCTCTGCATATTTTCGCCGCGCTTGAGCTGCTACCAATCTGACCGATAATAGCATCAGTGTTCGCAGAACCAGTTCCTATTGCAGTTCCCGTTGTCCCGATTAGTCCAATTGTAATATCACTCCATGCCGCTCCTGCACTCTGATCAACCGGCGCCACCTCTAATCCGTGTAATCCACCATCGGTTACGTAGAATACGATACCTGCTCCGCTTGGGCCGGTGTCGCCTATGGCGTATGTCGTGGTTTCTGTACCCTCCTCATCGCTGCAACCGGTAAATGTAAAAGCTCCCAGCATAATCAGAATTATTGCGGCAATTTTCAATTTGTAACTCATGAAACCCTCCAATCGATAGATAGTATTTTCTAAATGAATGAACCTTAATCATCCATGAGGTTGAATTGAACAAAAATTTCAACGGTAAATTAAATAAAGCCCTATCGCTTCTCCCCCCACAACTCCCGCGCCTTCTCCTCCCACGCGGGATACCCCGCCGGCTCCGCGGGATACCCTTCGTAATGTTTCCGTATCTTCCCCGCGACCGACATGGCCGCCATGAGACAGTCGAACCCCTTCTTCGAGATGCCGCCGTTCAGCCTCCCCGCGACAAGCTTCGCGGCCACCGCTACGAGCTTGAGCGGCCCCATCTTCACCTCGAAGTCGCGGTTCATCGATTCGAAATCGAACGAAGAGAAGATAATGTCTTTCTCGAACAGGTAGTTGACCTCGTGGCGGGAAAGCTCGGCGGCGGCGGGGACCTGGGCGTAGAGTCCCGCGAACTTCGCGCCCTGGTCGCGGAAATAGCGCGTGTTGAGCGGCCACAGGGCCTTCGCCGAGAAGTCGCCCGCGGTAAGCGCCGCATCGGCGGTTTCCGCGGCGATCTGGCAGGCGGTGAACCCGGAGGTGACGCCCTCGCCGGAGAAGGGCTTGGTCATGAACGCGGCGTCACCCACGGCCATGAAGCCGTCGGCGACGAGCGAGAGGGGGGGACGCCGGAAGGGGGTCCGTCCCCAGGTCTTCTTCACGAGCGTGTGCCGCGTGTCGGGGAAGCGCTCCGCCAGGAATTCCTTCTGGACCTGCTCCGCCTTCTGGAGGCTTTCGGGCTGGCCAATGCCCACGATCGCGCCCTTGCCGTAGCTCGGGTTGATGAATGCCTTGTGGAAGGGGTAGAAGTTGAGTCCCGTGGGGAAGCGCCCGGTGTCCTTGCCCTCGATCTTGTCCCAGTACTGGAGGATGACGTACAGGAATTCGGACGGCTTGATCTTATCGATCTCCAGGCCGCGGTCCGCCGGGAGCGAGGTACGTACCGATGCGTCCACGCCCGAGGCGTCAATGACGATCTTCGCAGCGATGTCGAACGTAGACGTTCCTTTTTTGACCCGGATGCCCGCGAGCCTCGTGCCGGACGTGAGCGGTCCTTTATAGTCGGTCTCGAAGAGTATCCTGGCGCCGGCCTTCTCGGCGTAGCCCTGCATCCGTTCGATAAAGAGGGGAAGCTCCATTACGTAGAAGGCGTAGCTGACCTTCTTCGTGGCGTCCCCGTCCGGGGGCCAGGCCAGGCCGTCGGGGTAGTAGCCTATGAGCTCCTTCCCTTTAGGTAGCGGAATGCCGAACTGCTGGAAGCGGATCTCGTCGACGTGGAAAATCCCGACGTTCGTGCCCAGGGTCTTCCGTTTCTTTTTTTCGACGATCAGGACCGAGCGTCCCTTCTCCGCGAGCCGCCATGCGGTGTAACAGCCGGCGGTCCCTGCACCGACGATGACCACGTCGACGTCGTATTTCGCTTTCATGTATGCCTCCCGGAAATTCGTGTTCGTGTAAGGATGAAACCTGTAACAACCTCCCGAAAGCTAGGGCGTGAGGCGGAAATGTCAACGAATTATCTGTGCTGCGCGCCCATGCGCGGAAACTTCCCGTGTGCGACAGACCGGTAACGACCCACCAGCGAGGCGGAGCGCATGGAGGAACACGCTGAAAGCACACCCCGCATCGTGCGTATCGGGCTCACTTTCGCTTTGACTCAAGTTCGTCTATGGTGCGCGGCCAATCCTTCTTTAACAACTGCGAAAGCACCCTG
Protein-coding regions in this window:
- a CDS encoding NAD(P)/FAD-dependent oxidoreductase; translation: MKAKYDVDVVIVGAGTAGCYTAWRLAEKGRSVLIVEKKKRKTLGTNVGIFHVDEIRFQQFGIPLPKGKELIGYYPDGLAWPPDGDATKKVSYAFYVMELPLFIERMQGYAEKAGARILFETDYKGPLTSGTRLAGIRVKKGTSTFDIAAKIVIDASGVDASVRTSLPADRGLEIDKIKPSEFLYVILQYWDKIEGKDTGRFPTGLNFYPFHKAFINPSYGKGAIVGIGQPESLQKAEQVQKEFLAERFPDTRHTLVKKTWGRTPFRRPPLSLVADGFMAVGDAAFMTKPFSGEGVTSGFTACQIAAETADAALTAGDFSAKALWPLNTRYFRDQGAKFAGLYAQVPAAAELSRHEVNYLFEKDIIFSSFDFESMNRDFEVKMGPLKLVAVAAKLVAGRLNGGISKKGFDCLMAAMSVAGKIRKHYEGYPAEPAGYPAWEEKARELWGEKR